The Coffea arabica cultivar ET-39 chromosome 4e, Coffea Arabica ET-39 HiFi, whole genome shotgun sequence genome includes a window with the following:
- the LOC113742961 gene encoding uncharacterized protein — MASIAVNKEEVVSVELPAPASWKKLFIPKKGGTPRKNEIVFVAPTGEEISGRKQLEQYLKSHPGNPSISEFDWSTGETPRRSARISEKLKATPPSTEKEPPKKRARKSLGAKKDDKETDAAKQETENKGHEDMLDAGATEKKSEEPEGGNDIIRATLVEGEGKADAEDRKEPDSTVKENGTVENGVKDVGVQNETDDKNAPIAVEKGEEKLDSKEVEKPETEIGKDDGADAAGKDKAGTAAAAAAANNGVEQELPNGVAPPEAETKEVEVCDGKLKLQVEDARVAVMENRKVEQTGQRETAQCPSPAPIAC, encoded by the coding sequence TTTATTCCAAAAAaaggaggaactccaaggaagAATGAAATAGTGTTTGTGGCTCCTACAGGAGAGGAAATTAGTGGTCGGAAACAGTTGGAGCAGTACCTGAAGTCCCATCCTGGAAACCCATCAATTTCGGAATTTGATTGGAGCACGGGCGAAACTCCTAGAAGATCAGCAAGAATCAGTGAGAAGTTAAAGGCTACACCTCCATCCACCGAGAAAGAGCCGCCAAAAAAAAGAGCTCGTAAATCACTAGGAGCAAAGAAGGATGACAAAGAGACTGATGCTGCCAAACAGGAAACTGAGAATAAGGGACATGAGGATATGCTAGATGCTGGGGCAACTGAGAAGAAGAGCGAGGAACCAGAGGGGGGAAATGATATCATCAGGGCAACTTTAGTTGAGGGCGAAGGTAAAGCAGATGCTGAAGATAGAAAGGAGCCGGACTCCACAGTGAAAGAGAATGGTACTGTTGAAAACGGCGTAAAAGATGTTGGAGTGCAGAATGAGACTGATGATAAGAATGCTCCCATTGCAGTTGAAAAAGGGGAAGAGAAGCTGGACTCTAAAGAGGTAGAGAAACCAGAGACTGAGATTGGAAAAGATGATGGTGCTGATGCTGCAGGAAAAGACAAGGCAGGAacagctgctgctgctgctgcagcAAACAATGGAGTAGAGCAAGAGCTGCCCAACGGTGTGGCGCCTCCTGAAGCAGAAACTAAAGAAGTAGAAGTGTGTGATGGCAAGCTAAAGTTGCAGGTAGAAGATGCGCGAGTGGCGGTGATGGAAAATCGCAAGGTTGAACAAACGGGGCAAAGGGAAACTGCACAATGTCCGTCTCCAGCTCCAATTGCCTGCTGA